The sequence AACGGGAGGAGCACTCACTCAAACTTCTATAATTTTGCAAAATACAGGATTAATTACAAAAGAGAAAGTGCGATGCGCAATTAACTTATTGCAAACGACATCGGCATCATACTTATTGATGTGTTCGATAGATGAAGCGAGAAGGATGCTTGTGATAGAAGGAAAAGAGCGGCTAGATGCATTATATAAAATAGCTGCAAAGGCAAAAGCTGAAATAAACAGGATGAACGGACTTAGTTGTCTAATGCGGGAAGAATATGTTGAAGCAAAAGGAGTCTTTGATTTCGATGATTTAAAAATGGTTATTTCTGTAAAAGAGCTTTCAGTATCAGGATTTTTTGTATATGCATTATTGAAAGAAAAGTATAATATTCAAATTGAATTAGCAGAACCATTTGTGATCCTTGCAATTATTTCGTTTGGAGATACAGAACAAACAGTAAATAAATTAGTAACTGCACTTGCCAATATAAGTGAGTTATACTATAAAAAAGATAAAGGGAGCAAAAATACAATTCACTTTAATGAGTTTCCCAAAACAATTCTTTCTCCAAGAGATGCGTACTATTACGCCAAAAAAGAGGTTGACATAAGACAGGCAGTGGGTCAAATATGTGGAGAAGTTGTAATGATTTACCCTCCAGGGATACCAATAATTATTCCGGGAGAAAAGATTAATCGAAAGCTCATTGACTATTTTCTGTACTTAATGCAAGAAAGTGTTATGATTTTGAAGGATAGTGAAGTTGTAGAGAATATATTAATAATAGATAAAAATTTGGAGGAAAATTCTATGGATTTATGGTATACAGAAAATCATCAAAACGATACAAAGTTTTCTATTCAGGTAAGCGAACATATTCATACAGAGAAAAGTGAATTTCAAGAAATAGACTTTTTTAAAAGTAAAACCTTTGGTACGTTTTTTACATTAGATGGGCTTATGATGGTAACTGAAAAAGATGAGTTTATTTACCATGATATGATTGTGCATGTGCCTATGGCAGTTAATCCCGACGTTAAGAAAGTGTTAATAATTGGCGGAGGAGACGGAGGAACAGCGCGTGAAGTTTTGAGATATAGCAGTGTGGAAAAAGTAGATATGGTAGAAATAGATGAAAGAGTAGTGCGTTTATGCCAAAAATATTTGCAGCAAACAGCTTGTAAGTTGGATAATGATGTGCGTCTCAAGATGTATTTTGAAGATGGATTAAAATTTGTTCAAGAATGTGCAGATAATAGCTATGATTTAATTTTGGTAGACTCGACAGATCCAATAGGACCAGGAGAAGGGCTATTCACATATGCTTTTTATAATAACTGCAAGAGAATTTTGACAAAAAATGGTATATTAATTAATCAACATGAGAGCCCGTACTATGAAAGCTATGCTCATGAGATGCGTCGTTCATCGAAGAAAATTCGCGAAACATTTCCGATAGCAAAGGTGTATCAATTTCATATGCCGACATATCCATCTGGACATTGGTTATTTGGATTTGCGTCTAAGGAATTAGATCCTATTGTAGACCTAAAGGCAGACAAGTGGAATAGTCTGGGGCTAAAAACTAAATATTATAATACGAATTTGCACGTGGGATCGTTTATGTTGCCAACATACGTAATAGAAATGTTAGAGGATACTGCAAATGTTTGATATGATAAAGGGGCCGAAATTTATTTCATGTGAAGCTGAAGTTGAAGATGCGGAGATTGTAATATTTGGGGCACCATTTGATGGAACGACATCATTTAAACCGGGAGCGCGTTTTGGGCCTATGGCTATAAGAGGAGATTCATTTGGGTTAGAGACATATTCACCGTATCAAGACGAAGATTTGGAAGATAAAAGAATAGCAGATGTGGGAGATTTGGATTTTCCGTTTGGAAATCCAGAGCGAGTTTTGCAAAACATTAATAAATTTACATCTAGCATATCTGGAAAAAAAACATTAATGTTAGGTGGAGAACACTTAGTAAGTTTGGGAGTAATTGAGGCGTTAGCAGAGCAATATCCAGATATGTGCATAGTTCATTTTGATGCGCACACAGACTTGAGAGAAGAATATTTGGGTGAGAAACTCTCTCATGCTAGTGTTATAAAGAGAGCATGGGATATTTTAGGAGATAAACGAATTTTTCAATTTGGAATACGTTCTGGAACAAAAGAAGAATTTGAGTTTGCTAAGAGACATACTTATTTAAATAAATTTAATGCTTCTATGATTAAAGAAGTTTTACCTCAATTGAAAGGAAAGAAAATTTATCTTACAATTGATTTAGATGTATTAGACCCTTCTATATTTGCAGGAACAGGAACACCGGAGCCAGGTGGTGTGAGTTTTAACGAATTTTTAGAAAGTCTATTATGTTTAAAAGGTCTGGATTTTGTTGGAGCTGATATTGTGGAGCTTGCACCGCACTATGATCAAAGTGGGGTATCAACAGCAGTGGCGTGTAAAGTTGTAAGAGAAGTTTTGCTTATGTTATGAAAATATCGGCACGAGTACAAATTCAGAAAAAAATTAAATTTTTGCGAAAAATGAGAAAGAATATATCAAAGGGACGCTATCCAAAAGGACTATATTTTTTGTGTACAGCAAGAGATAACGTGCAAACATTGGAAATAATTCAGGGTAAATTTTTAAATGAGAGTTATGATGAGTGTTATTTGATAGGGTTAGCCAAAAGTAAGAAAATTATATTAGAATATTTAGTAAATATTATTGATGAGATCTATAATAAAGGAACAGTATCTTTGAAACAGTTAAAGGAGAAGGAAAGAAGTTTATGGTAATTTTACAATTGACGGGAAGTATTCTTTTTATTCTGCTGACTGTGATAATATTAATTTTATTTTTGCCGAATAAGTATGTTATTTATATGGAAAATTGGGAACAATTATTATTGAAGATTAAGTTTATGCTTTGGAACTTTATTAAAATACAATTTGAATATATTAATAAAAAAGTGTTATTTGAAGCTTATGTATTTAATAAATTAGTGTATCCATCATCGAAAGAAAAAA is a genomic window of Candidatus Epulonipiscium viviparus containing:
- the speE gene encoding polyamine aminopropyltransferase; the encoded protein is MDLWYTENHQNDTKFSIQVSEHIHTEKSEFQEIDFFKSKTFGTFFTLDGLMMVTEKDEFIYHDMIVHVPMAVNPDVKKVLIIGGGDGGTAREVLRYSSVEKVDMVEIDERVVRLCQKYLQQTACKLDNDVRLKMYFEDGLKFVQECADNSYDLILVDSTDPIGPGEGLFTYAFYNNCKRILTKNGILINQHESPYYESYAHEMRRSSKKIRETFPIAKVYQFHMPTYPSGHWLFGFASKELDPIVDLKADKWNSLGLKTKYYNTNLHVGSFMLPTYVIEMLEDTANV
- the speB gene encoding agmatinase, with protein sequence MFDMIKGPKFISCEAEVEDAEIVIFGAPFDGTTSFKPGARFGPMAIRGDSFGLETYSPYQDEDLEDKRIADVGDLDFPFGNPERVLQNINKFTSSISGKKTLMLGGEHLVSLGVIEALAEQYPDMCIVHFDAHTDLREEYLGEKLSHASVIKRAWDILGDKRIFQFGIRSGTKEEFEFAKRHTYLNKFNASMIKEVLPQLKGKKIYLTIDLDVLDPSIFAGTGTPEPGGVSFNEFLESLLCLKGLDFVGADIVELAPHYDQSGVSTAVACKVVREVLLML